From Streptomyces fungicidicus, one genomic window encodes:
- a CDS encoding 2-dehydropantoate 2-reductase codes for MKVAVLGAGAIGAYVGAALHRAGADVHLIARGPHLAAMRQYGVRVRSPRGDFTARPHATDDPAEVGPVDYVFLGLKANSYAACGPLIEPLLHGTTAVVAAQNGIPWWYFHRHGGPYDGRRLESVDPDGAVSAVLAPERAVGCVVYAATELQEPGVVRHVEGTRFSIGEPGRGVSARCLALSEAMRAGGLKCPVEPDLRNDIWLKLLGNISFNPISALVRATMRQMCLHGGTRQVIETMMTETLTVAGALGCDVGVSIERRLAGAEKVGDHRTSTLQDLERGKPLELDVLLAAVVELAEITGVPVPTLRTVHALSDLLALRSAA; via the coding sequence ATGAAAGTCGCAGTCCTCGGCGCCGGGGCGATCGGCGCCTACGTCGGTGCCGCGCTCCACCGCGCGGGCGCCGACGTGCATCTCATCGCCCGTGGACCGCATCTGGCGGCCATGAGGCAGTACGGAGTACGGGTGCGCAGCCCGCGCGGCGACTTCACCGCGCGTCCCCACGCCACCGACGACCCGGCCGAAGTCGGCCCGGTGGACTACGTGTTCCTGGGTCTGAAGGCCAACTCGTACGCGGCGTGCGGGCCGCTGATCGAGCCGCTGCTGCACGGCACCACGGCGGTCGTGGCCGCCCAGAACGGCATCCCCTGGTGGTACTTCCACCGGCACGGCGGCCCCTATGACGGCCGCCGCCTGGAGAGCGTGGACCCGGACGGCGCGGTCAGTGCGGTGCTCGCGCCCGAACGGGCCGTCGGCTGCGTCGTCTACGCGGCCACCGAACTCCAGGAGCCGGGCGTCGTACGGCATGTGGAAGGCACCCGGTTCTCGATCGGCGAGCCCGGCCGCGGTGTCTCCGCGCGCTGTCTGGCGCTCAGCGAGGCGATGCGGGCCGGCGGGCTGAAGTGCCCGGTCGAGCCGGACCTGCGCAACGACATCTGGCTGAAGCTGCTGGGCAACATCTCCTTCAACCCGATCAGCGCCCTCGTGCGCGCCACCATGCGGCAGATGTGCCTGCACGGCGGCACCCGCCAGGTCATCGAGACGATGATGACCGAGACGCTGACGGTCGCCGGCGCCCTCGGCTGCGACGTCGGCGTCTCCATCGAGCGCCGGCTCGCGGGCGCCGAGAAGGTCGGCGACCACCGCACCTCCACGCTCCAGGACCTGGAGCGCGGCAAGCCGCTCGAACTCGACGTCCTGCTCGCGGCAGTCGTCGAACTGGCGGAGATCACCGGTGTCCCGGTGCCCACCCTGCGCACCGTGCACGCCCTGTCGGACCTGCTCGCACTGAGGAGCGCGGCATGA
- a CDS encoding bile acid:sodium symporter family protein, translating to MPIDPYIALLLGTVGLAALLPARGTGADIASGASTAAIAFLFFLYGARLSTREALDGLKHWRLHGTVLACTFVVFPLLGLAARGFVPVFLTDPLYQGLLFLTLVPSTIQSSIAFTSIARGNVPAAICAGSFSSLVGIVATPLLAAALLGDSGGGFSAGSLVKIVFQLLVPFVAGQLLRRWIGSFVARHRKVLGLVDRGSILLVVYTAFSEGMVQGIWHQVSPARLGGLLAVEALLLAVMLLLTWYGAKALRFGRADRIAIQFAGSKKSLAAGLPMASVLFGAHAALAVLPLMLFHQMQLMVCAVIAKRRSHDPEAEPAADRAGRSPAGAGTRPG from the coding sequence ATGCCGATCGACCCGTACATCGCGCTGCTGCTCGGGACCGTGGGCCTCGCGGCGCTGCTCCCCGCGCGTGGGACGGGCGCGGACATCGCCTCCGGCGCCTCCACGGCCGCGATCGCCTTCCTGTTCTTCCTCTACGGCGCCCGGCTCTCCACCCGCGAGGCCCTGGACGGGCTGAAGCACTGGCGGCTCCACGGCACCGTGCTGGCCTGCACCTTCGTCGTCTTCCCGCTGCTGGGTCTGGCCGCCCGCGGATTCGTCCCGGTGTTCCTGACCGACCCGCTCTACCAGGGACTGCTCTTCCTCACCCTGGTCCCCTCCACCATCCAGTCGTCGATCGCGTTCACCTCCATCGCCCGCGGCAACGTGCCCGCCGCGATCTGCGCCGGCTCGTTCTCCTCGCTGGTCGGCATCGTCGCCACCCCGCTGCTCGCGGCGGCGCTGCTGGGCGACAGCGGGGGCGGGTTCTCCGCGGGGTCGCTCGTGAAGATCGTGTTCCAGCTGCTGGTGCCGTTCGTCGCCGGGCAGCTGCTGCGCCGCTGGATCGGCTCCTTCGTCGCCCGCCACCGCAAGGTGCTGGGGCTGGTCGACCGGGGCTCGATCCTGCTCGTCGTCTACACCGCGTTCAGCGAGGGCATGGTGCAGGGCATCTGGCACCAGGTGAGCCCGGCCCGGCTCGGCGGACTGCTCGCCGTCGAGGCCCTGCTGCTCGCGGTGATGCTGCTGCTGACCTGGTACGGCGCCAAGGCGCTGCGGTTCGGCCGGGCGGACCGGATCGCCATCCAGTTCGCCGGCTCGAAGAAGTCGCTGGCCGCCGGTCTGCCCATGGCGAGCGTGCTGTTCGGGGCGCACGCCGCGCTGGCCGTGCTGCCGCTGATGCTGTTCCACCAGATGCAGCTGATGGTGTGCGCGGTGATCGCCAAGCGCCGCTCGCACGACCCGGAAGCCGAACCCGCGGCGGACCGGGCCGGACGGTCACCGGCCGGGGCCGGCACCCGTCCCGGCTGA
- a CDS encoding 2Fe-2S iron-sulfur cluster-binding protein, producing the protein MTVTPLGIPRRLLEFTLDGEPVRAPEGSTILDACRAAGKDVPTLCEGDTLTPKNACRVCVVEVEGSRTLVPACSRRAEPGMEVRTGTERARHSRKVVLELLASSVDLSTTPRVAGWLKEYEAKPDRFGPDAARVDEEPRVDNDLYVRDYGKCILCYKCVDACGDQWQNTFAISVAGRGFDARIAVEHDAPLTDSACVYCGNCIEVCPTGALSFKSEFDMRAAGTWDESRQSETTTVCAYCGVGCNLTLHVQDNEIVKVTSPHDNPVTHGNLCIKGRFGYQHVQNRD; encoded by the coding sequence ATGACCGTGACACCGCTGGGGATCCCGCGCCGTCTGCTGGAGTTCACCCTGGACGGAGAGCCGGTCCGGGCGCCCGAGGGGTCGACGATCCTGGACGCCTGCCGGGCCGCGGGCAAGGACGTCCCGACGCTCTGCGAGGGCGACACCCTCACCCCGAAGAACGCGTGCCGGGTCTGCGTGGTGGAGGTCGAGGGCTCCCGCACCCTGGTCCCCGCCTGCTCCCGCAGGGCCGAGCCCGGCATGGAGGTGCGCACCGGCACCGAGCGGGCCCGGCACAGCCGCAAGGTGGTCCTGGAACTCCTCGCGTCCTCCGTCGACCTGTCGACGACTCCCCGGGTCGCCGGATGGCTCAAGGAGTACGAGGCGAAACCGGACCGCTTCGGCCCGGACGCGGCCCGCGTCGACGAGGAGCCGAGGGTCGACAACGACCTGTACGTCCGGGACTACGGCAAGTGCATCCTCTGCTACAAGTGCGTGGACGCCTGCGGAGACCAGTGGCAGAACACCTTCGCCATCTCGGTCGCGGGCCGCGGTTTCGACGCCCGGATCGCGGTCGAGCACGACGCCCCGCTGACCGACTCGGCGTGCGTGTACTGCGGCAACTGCATCGAGGTCTGTCCCACGGGGGCCCTGTCGTTCAAGTCGGAGTTCGACATGCGGGCGGCGGGTACCTGGGACGAGTCGCGGCAGTCGGAGACGACGACCGTGTGCGCGTACTGCGGTGTGGGCTGCAACCTCACCCTCCATGTGCAGGACAATGAGATCGTGAAGGTCACCTCGCCGCACGACAATCCGGTGACCCACGGCAATCTGTGCATCAAGGGCCGCTTCGGGTACCAGCACGTACAGAACCGGGACTGA
- a CDS encoding molybdopterin oxidoreductase family protein — translation MRKRDRSPKTYTRLTHPLVRDARDAPLRRATWEEALDRTARGLAAARGAFGMFSCARATNEMNYVAQKFARVVMGTNNVDSCNRTCHAPSVAGLSAAFGSGGGTSSYEEIEHTDVIVMWGSNARFAHPIFFQHVLRGVHNGARMYAVDPRRTSTAEWAESWLGLNVGTDIPMAHAIGREIIHSGLVNEAFVLRATTGFEEYRALVEPWTLSLAEKVTGVPAAAVRELAHAYARAERAQLCWTLGITEHHNGTDNVRALINLSLLTGHVGRYASGLQPLRGQNNVQGGGDMGAIPNRLPGFQDILDGGVRLKFESAWDTVIQPHYGLNLTEMFEAMEDGSLRAVYCIGENPAQSEADGEQAVRRLRELDFLVVQDIFLTKTAELADVVLPATAGWAETEGTTTNSERRVQRVRRAVTPPGEAREDIDILCELAARLGHDWKYPDAEAVWNELRSVSPDHYGMTYERLAEHQGIQWPCPHTDTLEPPYLHGRLWETDPERRGRPAPFGIVRHDPPVDLTDEQYPIRLTTGRRLDSYNTGVQSGGYASPLRRGEYVELCPEDAERYGVVVGERVRVTSRRGSVLAPVWVDTGLRPGLAFMTFHFPDEVDTNRLTIEANCPIAGTAEFKASAIRIEKVSASGPALR, via the coding sequence ATGAGGAAACGCGACCGGAGCCCGAAGACCTACACCCGCCTCACCCACCCCCTGGTCCGCGACGCGCGCGACGCGCCGTTGCGCCGGGCTACCTGGGAGGAGGCCCTGGACCGGACCGCCCGGGGCCTGGCGGCGGCGCGCGGCGCGTTCGGGATGTTCTCCTGCGCCCGCGCGACCAACGAGATGAACTACGTGGCGCAGAAGTTCGCCCGGGTGGTGATGGGCACCAACAACGTCGACTCCTGCAACCGCACCTGTCACGCCCCGTCCGTCGCCGGTCTGTCGGCCGCGTTCGGCTCGGGCGGCGGCACCTCGTCGTACGAGGAGATCGAGCACACCGACGTCATCGTGATGTGGGGCTCCAACGCCCGCTTCGCGCACCCGATCTTCTTCCAGCACGTGCTGAGGGGCGTCCACAACGGCGCCCGGATGTACGCGGTCGACCCGCGCCGGACCTCCACCGCCGAGTGGGCGGAGAGCTGGCTCGGGCTGAACGTGGGCACCGACATCCCGATGGCCCACGCGATCGGCCGCGAGATCATCCACTCGGGCCTGGTCAACGAGGCGTTCGTACTGCGGGCGACCACCGGCTTCGAGGAGTACCGGGCACTCGTCGAGCCGTGGACGCTGTCCCTCGCGGAGAAGGTGACGGGCGTGCCGGCCGCCGCCGTCCGCGAACTGGCGCACGCCTACGCCCGCGCCGAGCGCGCCCAGCTCTGCTGGACGCTCGGCATCACCGAGCACCACAACGGCACCGACAACGTCCGCGCCCTGATCAACCTCTCCCTGCTCACCGGCCATGTCGGCCGCTACGCCTCGGGGCTGCAGCCGCTGCGCGGCCAGAACAACGTGCAGGGCGGCGGCGACATGGGCGCGATCCCCAACCGCCTGCCCGGCTTCCAGGACATCCTCGACGGCGGCGTCCGGCTGAAGTTCGAGTCCGCCTGGGACACCGTCATCCAGCCGCACTACGGGCTGAACCTGACGGAGATGTTCGAGGCGATGGAGGACGGCTCGCTGCGCGCCGTCTACTGCATCGGGGAGAACCCGGCCCAGTCGGAGGCGGACGGCGAACAGGCGGTGCGCCGGCTCAGGGAGCTGGACTTCCTGGTGGTCCAGGACATCTTCCTGACCAAGACCGCCGAGCTGGCCGACGTGGTCCTGCCGGCCACCGCCGGCTGGGCGGAGACCGAGGGGACCACCACCAACAGCGAGCGGCGGGTGCAGCGGGTCCGCAGGGCGGTGACGCCGCCGGGCGAGGCCCGCGAGGACATCGACATCCTCTGCGAACTGGCCGCCCGGCTCGGCCACGACTGGAAGTACCCGGACGCCGAGGCGGTCTGGAACGAACTGCGCTCGGTCTCCCCCGACCACTACGGGATGACCTACGAGCGCCTGGCGGAACACCAGGGCATCCAGTGGCCCTGCCCCCACACGGACACGCTGGAACCGCCCTACCTGCACGGCAGGCTGTGGGAGACGGACCCGGAACGGCGCGGCAGACCGGCGCCGTTCGGGATCGTCCGGCACGACCCGCCGGTCGACCTCACCGACGAGCAGTACCCGATCCGGCTGACCACGGGCCGACGGCTCGACTCCTACAACACCGGCGTGCAGAGCGGCGGTTACGCCTCCCCCCTGCGGCGCGGCGAGTACGTGGAGCTGTGCCCGGAGGACGCCGAGCGGTACGGCGTCGTGGTCGGCGAGCGGGTGCGGGTGACCTCGCGGCGCGGTTCGGTGCTGGCCCCGGTGTGGGTGGACACGGGACTCCGTCCGGGGCTCGCGTTCATGACCTTCCACTTTCCCGACGAGGTGGACACCAACCGGCTGACGATCGAGGCGAACTGCCCGATCGCGGGGACGGCGGAGTTCAAGGCGTCGGCGATCCGGATCGAGAAGGTGAGTGCCAGTGGACCTGCGCTTCGGTGA
- a CDS encoding MFS transporter small subunit, whose translation MSGENSPSPSDPGRRGLIAFSWLWVGVPLAYGLYELVRKATQLFTG comes from the coding sequence ATGAGCGGCGAGAACAGCCCAAGTCCGTCTGACCCCGGCCGCCGGGGGCTGATCGCCTTCTCCTGGCTGTGGGTGGGAGTGCCGCTCGCCTACGGGCTGTACGAGCTCGTACGGAAGGCGACGCAGTTGTTCACCGGGTGA
- the fdhD gene encoding formate dehydrogenase accessory sulfurtransferase FdhD, whose amino-acid sequence MGRVTERRKVLRIRDGAVSSRPDTLVAEEPLEIRLNGRPLAITMRTPGDDFALAAGFLVSEGVLATDADLRNIVYCAGATADGTNTYNVVDVKTADGVVIPDITLERNVYTTSSCGLCGKASLDAVRTTTRHPIADTPPLRVGPELLAGLPDRLRASQRVFDRTGGLHAAALFDEDGELLDVREDVGRHNAVDKLVGRALQDGRLPLSRTILMVSGRASFELAQKAVMAGIPMLAAVSAPSSLAVDLAAETGLTLLGFLRGSSMNVYAGEDRIALRAAAARG is encoded by the coding sequence ATGGGACGAGTCACGGAACGACGCAAGGTGCTCCGCATCCGGGACGGAGCGGTCTCCAGCCGCCCCGACACGCTCGTCGCCGAGGAACCCCTGGAGATCAGGCTGAACGGCAGGCCCCTCGCCATCACCATGCGCACACCGGGCGACGACTTCGCGCTGGCGGCGGGCTTCCTGGTCAGCGAGGGAGTGCTCGCGACCGACGCCGACCTGCGGAACATCGTCTACTGCGCCGGGGCGACCGCCGACGGGACGAACACCTACAACGTGGTCGACGTGAAGACGGCCGACGGCGTGGTGATCCCCGACATCACGCTCGAGCGCAACGTCTACACCACCTCCTCCTGCGGTCTGTGCGGCAAGGCCAGCCTGGACGCCGTGCGCACCACGACCCGCCATCCGATCGCCGACACCCCGCCGCTGCGCGTGGGCCCCGAACTGCTGGCGGGCCTGCCCGACCGGCTGCGCGCCTCCCAGCGGGTCTTCGACCGCACCGGCGGCCTGCACGCGGCGGCCCTGTTCGACGAGGACGGCGAGCTGCTGGACGTACGGGAGGACGTGGGACGGCACAACGCGGTCGACAAACTGGTCGGCCGTGCCCTGCAGGACGGGCGCCTGCCGCTGTCCCGGACCATCCTGATGGTCTCCGGCCGGGCCTCGTTCGAACTGGCGCAGAAGGCGGTCATGGCCGGCATCCCGATGCTGGCCGCGGTCTCGGCGCCGTCGTCGCTGGCGGTGGACCTGGCGGCGGAGACGGGCCTGACGCTGCTGGGCTTCCTGCGGGGCAGCTCCATGAACGTGTACGCGGGTGAGGACCGCATCGCCCTGCGGGCCGCGGCCGCCCGGGGCTGA
- a CDS encoding OFA family MFS transporter → MSPPVAPPGWSRWLVPPAALSVHLSIGQAYAWSVFKPPLESALGLSGTQSALPFQLGIVMLGLSAAFGGTLVERRGPRWAMTVALVCFSSGFLLSALGAATEQYWLIVFGYGFVGGIGLGIGYISPVSTLIKWFPDRPGMATGIAIMGFGGGALIASPWSAQMLESFGSDNVGIALAFLVHGLTYAVFMLLGVVLVRVPRGTRPAAGGTAALDGPQVSARSAVRTPQFWLLWIVLTMNVTAGIGILEKAAPMITDFFADTSTPVSATAAAGFVALLSAANMAGRIGWSTTSDLIGRKNIYRVYLGVGALMYALIALLGDSSKPLFVLCALVILSFYGGGFATVPAYLKDLFGTYQVGAIHGRLLTAWSTAGVLGPLIVNWVADRQEEAGRHGSDLYGVSLIVMIGLLVVGFVANELVRPVHPRHHEPGPGTSKEDADERREQPKSV, encoded by the coding sequence ATGAGTCCCCCCGTCGCACCGCCGGGCTGGAGCCGCTGGCTCGTGCCCCCCGCCGCCCTCTCCGTCCACCTCTCCATCGGCCAGGCGTACGCCTGGAGCGTGTTCAAGCCCCCGCTGGAGTCCGCGCTCGGCCTGAGCGGCACCCAGAGCGCGCTGCCGTTCCAGCTCGGCATCGTCATGCTCGGCCTGTCGGCCGCGTTCGGCGGCACCCTCGTCGAACGGCGGGGACCCCGCTGGGCGATGACCGTCGCCCTGGTCTGCTTCTCCTCCGGCTTCCTGCTCTCGGCGCTGGGCGCGGCCACCGAGCAGTACTGGCTGATCGTCTTCGGCTACGGCTTCGTCGGCGGCATCGGCCTCGGCATCGGGTACATCTCGCCCGTCTCGACGCTCATCAAGTGGTTCCCGGACCGGCCCGGCATGGCCACCGGCATCGCCATCATGGGCTTCGGCGGCGGCGCGCTGATCGCCTCGCCGTGGTCGGCGCAGATGCTCGAGTCCTTCGGTTCCGACAACGTTGGCATCGCGCTCGCGTTCCTCGTGCACGGACTGACGTACGCCGTGTTCATGCTGCTCGGCGTGGTGCTGGTGCGGGTCCCGCGCGGCACCCGCCCGGCGGCCGGCGGGACCGCCGCGCTCGACGGGCCGCAGGTCTCGGCCCGTTCCGCCGTGCGCACCCCGCAGTTCTGGCTGCTGTGGATCGTGCTCACCATGAACGTCACCGCGGGCATCGGCATCCTGGAGAAGGCCGCCCCGATGATCACCGACTTCTTCGCCGACACCTCCACGCCGGTGTCGGCGACCGCCGCCGCCGGATTCGTCGCCCTGCTGTCGGCGGCCAACATGGCCGGACGCATCGGCTGGTCCACCACCTCCGACCTCATCGGCCGGAAGAACATCTACCGGGTCTACCTGGGCGTCGGGGCGCTGATGTACGCGCTCATCGCGCTGCTCGGCGACTCCTCCAAACCGCTGTTCGTGCTGTGCGCGCTGGTGATCCTCTCCTTCTACGGCGGAGGATTCGCCACCGTCCCGGCGTATCTGAAGGACCTCTTCGGCACCTACCAGGTCGGCGCGATCCACGGTCGGCTGCTCACCGCCTGGTCCACGGCCGGCGTGCTCGGCCCGCTGATCGTGAACTGGGTCGCCGACCGGCAGGAGGAGGCGGGCCGGCACGGCTCCGACCTGTACGGGGTGTCGCTGATCGTCATGATCGGGCTGCTCGTCGTCGGCTTCGTCGCCAACGAGCTGGTCCGGCCCGTCCACCCCCGTCACCACGAACCGGGACCCGGCACATCGAAGGAGGACGCCGATGAGCGGCGAGAACAGCCCAAGTCCGTCTGA
- a CDS encoding NADH-ubiquinone oxidoreductase-F iron-sulfur binding region domain-containing protein: protein MDLRFGDSKPTDEERAAVDALLGPPESSWEGADRSDADLRWARGGREARNRRDLLLPGLHAVNDRVGWISEGALDYLCRRLTVPPAEAYGVATFYAMFSVRPRPATVLHVCTDLACTAAGAAGLCADVESRLAPGSGVQVERSACLGLCERAPAALAIRAGETARPAFEDEARPGPQGGPGAQPPGEGNGKGRRGRTTQRSTAVCAPATPDTAVRAATAPETAPPEPPPATAVPQAGDPALTLLRRVGTADPADLDDYRAHGGYTALRRAFALGPAGVIREVTDSGLTGRGGAAFPTGRKWQATASQPDHPHYLVCNADESEPGTFKDRVLMEGDPYALVEAMTIAAYATGAHRGYLYLRGEYPRALRRMEHAIGQARARGLLGDDVLGQGYAFDIEIRRGAGAYICGEETALFNSIEGHRGEPRSKPPFPVEKGLFGRPTAENNVETLVNVLPVLTMGAQAYAAIGTGKSTGPKLFCVSGSVARPGVYELPFGATLGELLRLAGVRDNLRAVLLGGAAGGFVRPDELDIPLTFEGTREAGTTLGSGVVMAFDDTVPLPRLLLRIAEFFRDESCGQCVPCRVGTVRQQEALHRIADRTGDGAADDIALLREVGRTMRDASICGLGQTAWNAVESAIDRLGAYE, encoded by the coding sequence GTGGACCTGCGCTTCGGTGACAGCAAGCCGACGGACGAGGAACGCGCGGCCGTCGACGCCCTGCTCGGTCCCCCGGAGTCGTCCTGGGAGGGCGCCGACCGCTCCGACGCGGACCTCAGATGGGCCCGGGGAGGCCGCGAGGCCCGCAACCGCCGCGACCTGCTGCTTCCCGGGCTGCACGCGGTCAACGACCGGGTCGGCTGGATCAGCGAGGGCGCCCTGGACTACCTGTGCCGCCGCCTCACGGTCCCCCCGGCCGAGGCGTACGGCGTCGCCACCTTCTACGCGATGTTCTCCGTCCGCCCCCGCCCGGCGACGGTTCTGCACGTGTGCACGGACCTGGCCTGCACGGCGGCGGGAGCGGCCGGGCTGTGCGCGGACGTCGAGTCCCGCCTGGCCCCGGGGTCCGGCGTCCAGGTGGAACGCAGCGCCTGCCTGGGTCTGTGCGAAAGGGCACCGGCGGCCTTGGCAATCCGGGCCGGTGAAACAGCCCGTCCGGCGTTCGAGGACGAGGCCCGTCCAGGGCCGCAGGGGGGTCCGGGGGCGCAGCCCCCGGGGGAGGGGAACGGGAAGGGGCGGCGGGGGCGGACAACACAAAGGTCCACAGCCGTATGCGCCCCGGCCACCCCCGACACGGCGGTTCGAGCAGCCACCGCCCCCGAGACCGCACCCCCCGAACCCCCGCCCGCCACCGCCGTCCCCCAGGCCGGGGACCCCGCCCTCACCCTCCTTCGCCGCGTCGGCACGGCCGACCCCGCCGACCTCGACGACTACCGGGCCCACGGCGGCTACACGGCCCTCCGCCGCGCCTTCGCCCTCGGCCCCGCGGGCGTCATCCGCGAGGTCACCGACTCCGGCCTCACCGGCCGCGGCGGCGCCGCCTTCCCCACCGGCCGCAAGTGGCAGGCCACGGCCTCCCAGCCGGACCACCCGCACTACCTCGTCTGCAACGCCGACGAATCGGAACCGGGCACCTTCAAGGACCGTGTGCTCATGGAGGGCGACCCGTACGCCCTGGTCGAGGCGATGACCATCGCGGCCTACGCGACCGGCGCGCACCGCGGCTACCTCTACCTCCGCGGCGAGTACCCCCGGGCGCTGCGCCGCATGGAGCACGCCATCGGCCAGGCCCGCGCCCGCGGCCTCCTCGGCGACGACGTCCTCGGCCAGGGCTACGCCTTCGACATCGAGATCCGGCGCGGCGCGGGCGCGTACATCTGCGGCGAGGAGACCGCGCTCTTCAACTCCATCGAGGGCCACCGGGGCGAGCCCCGCTCCAAGCCGCCCTTCCCGGTGGAGAAGGGCCTGTTCGGCAGGCCGACGGCCGAGAACAACGTGGAGACCCTGGTCAACGTCCTGCCCGTCCTCACCATGGGCGCCCAGGCCTACGCGGCGATCGGCACCGGGAAGTCCACCGGCCCCAAGCTGTTCTGCGTCTCCGGCAGCGTGGCCCGCCCCGGCGTCTACGAGCTCCCGTTCGGCGCCACCCTGGGCGAACTCCTGCGGCTCGCCGGCGTACGGGACAACCTCAGGGCGGTCCTCCTCGGCGGCGCGGCCGGCGGCTTCGTACGCCCCGACGAACTGGACATCCCCCTCACCTTCGAAGGCACCCGGGAGGCGGGCACCACCCTCGGCTCCGGAGTGGTCATGGCCTTCGACGACACGGTGCCGCTCCCCCGCCTCCTGCTGCGCATCGCCGAGTTCTTCCGCGACGAGTCGTGCGGCCAGTGCGTCCCCTGCCGGGTCGGCACCGTACGCCAGCAGGAGGCGCTGCACCGGATCGCCGACCGCACCGGCGACGGCGCCGCCGACGACATCGCCCTGCTGCGCGAGGTCGGCCGCACCATGCGGGACGCCTCGATCTGCGGTCTGGGCCAGACCGCGTGGAACGCCGTGGAATCCGCCATCGACCGTCTGGGAGCGTACGAATGA
- a CDS encoding LysR substrate-binding domain-containing protein: MYDPTHLRTFLSVAQTLSFTQAARRLGLRQSTVSQHVRRLEGAAGRQLFTRDTHSVELTEDGEAMLGFARRILDVHEQATQFFTGTRPRGRLRFGASEDFVLTRLPEILKRFRQEHPEVDLELTVELSGILHERLAAGRLDLVLAKRRPEDPRGELVWHDELVWIGAPGLRPDPGRPVPLIVYPPPGITRDLALRALEREGRQWRIVCTSGSLNGLLAAARAGLGVMVHSRGLIPPGLVRMPERAGLPEPGEVDFVLVHGRRRPSAQGAADALAAAILAGGDRLHRGGG; this comes from the coding sequence ATGTACGACCCCACTCACCTGCGCACCTTCCTGTCGGTGGCGCAGACGCTGAGCTTCACGCAGGCCGCGCGGCGGCTCGGGCTGCGCCAGTCGACGGTGAGCCAGCACGTACGGCGGCTGGAGGGCGCCGCCGGGCGGCAGCTGTTCACCCGGGACACCCACTCGGTGGAGCTGACCGAGGACGGTGAGGCGATGCTCGGCTTCGCCCGGCGGATCCTGGACGTGCACGAGCAGGCGACGCAGTTCTTCACCGGCACCCGGCCGCGCGGACGGCTGCGGTTCGGCGCGTCGGAGGACTTCGTGCTGACCCGGCTGCCGGAGATCCTGAAGCGGTTCCGCCAGGAGCATCCGGAGGTCGATCTGGAGCTGACGGTCGAGCTGTCGGGCATCCTGCACGAGCGGCTGGCGGCGGGCCGGCTGGACCTGGTGCTGGCGAAGCGGCGGCCGGAGGATCCGCGGGGCGAGCTGGTCTGGCACGACGAGCTGGTGTGGATCGGCGCGCCGGGACTGCGCCCGGACCCCGGCCGTCCGGTGCCCCTGATCGTGTACCCGCCGCCGGGCATCACCCGGGACCTCGCCCTGCGCGCCCTGGAGCGGGAGGGCCGCCAGTGGCGCATCGTGTGCACCAGCGGCAGCCTCAACGGCCTGCTCGCGGCGGCCCGCGCCGGGCTCGGGGTGATGGTGCACTCGCGCGGGCTGATCCCGCCGGGGCTGGTGCGGATGCCGGAGCGGGCGGGGCTGCCGGAGCCGGGCGAGGTGGACTTCGTGCTGGTGCACGGGCGGCGCAGGCCCTCCGCGCAGGGCGCGGCGGACGCGCTGGCGGCGGCGATCCTCGCGGGCGGCGACCGGCTGCACCGCGGCGGAGGGTGA